One stretch of Sulfuricystis multivorans DNA includes these proteins:
- a CDS encoding NAD-dependent succinate-semialdehyde dehydrogenase: MQLRDPDLFRQQAFICGAWIDADSAATVAVYDPASGEKLAEVPDMGAIETRRAIEAANAAWPAWRELTAKQRSAILRKWFDLIVAHADDLALLMTSEQGKPLAEARGEVLYAASFVEWFAEEGKRAYGDVIPQTTAHQRLLVLKQPVGVCAAITPWNFPCAMITRKVAPALAAGCTVVVKPAEQTPLTALALAVLAERAGFPAGVFNIVTASAANAPVIGGELTANPTVRKLSFTGSTEVGRMLMAQCAPTLKKISLELGGNAPFIVFDDADVDAAVAGAMASKYRNTGQTCVCANRLLIQEGVYEEFAHKLAARVAELKVGAGTEEGVSLGPLIDAQALAKVEAHIDDAVAKGARVLTGGHRHTRGGTFFEPTVLADVTPEMRCAREETFGPVAPLFSFKDEAEAIRLANATEYGLAAYFYARDLGRVWRVAEALEYGMVGVNVGLIANEAAPFGGVKQSGIGREGSKYGLEEFLEIKYVCLGLSGR, from the coding sequence ATGCAATTGCGCGATCCCGATCTCTTCCGCCAGCAGGCGTTCATCTGCGGCGCCTGGATCGACGCCGACAGCGCCGCCACCGTGGCGGTCTACGATCCAGCCAGCGGCGAAAAGCTGGCCGAGGTGCCGGACATGGGCGCGATAGAGACGCGCCGCGCGATCGAGGCGGCCAATGCGGCCTGGCCGGCCTGGCGCGAACTGACCGCCAAGCAGCGCAGCGCGATCCTGAGGAAGTGGTTTGATCTGATCGTCGCCCATGCCGACGATCTGGCGCTTTTGATGACCTCCGAGCAGGGCAAGCCCTTGGCGGAAGCCCGGGGCGAAGTGCTGTATGCCGCCAGTTTCGTCGAATGGTTCGCGGAAGAAGGAAAGCGCGCCTATGGCGACGTGATCCCCCAAACCACTGCCCACCAGCGCCTGCTGGTGCTCAAACAACCGGTCGGCGTCTGTGCGGCGATCACGCCGTGGAATTTCCCCTGCGCGATGATCACGCGCAAGGTCGCCCCGGCCCTTGCCGCCGGCTGCACCGTGGTGGTGAAGCCCGCCGAGCAGACGCCGCTCACCGCGTTGGCGCTGGCGGTACTGGCCGAGCGCGCCGGCTTCCCGGCCGGGGTATTCAACATCGTCACGGCTTCAGCCGCGAACGCGCCGGTCATCGGCGGTGAGCTCACCGCCAATCCGACCGTGCGCAAGCTCTCCTTCACCGGCTCGACCGAAGTCGGCCGGATGTTGATGGCGCAGTGTGCGCCGACGCTGAAGAAGATTTCCCTCGAACTGGGTGGCAATGCGCCGTTCATCGTCTTCGACGATGCCGATGTCGATGCCGCGGTGGCCGGGGCGATGGCGTCGAAATACCGCAATACCGGCCAGACCTGCGTCTGTGCCAACCGGCTGCTGATCCAGGAAGGCGTCTACGAGGAGTTTGCGCACAAACTCGCGGCAAGGGTGGCCGAACTGAAAGTCGGCGCCGGCACCGAGGAAGGCGTAAGCCTTGGGCCGCTGATCGATGCCCAGGCGCTCGCCAAAGTCGAGGCCCATATCGATGATGCCGTGGCCAAAGGCGCGCGCGTGCTCACCGGCGGCCATCGTCACACCCGGGGCGGCACCTTTTTCGAGCCGACGGTGCTCGCCGACGTCACGCCCGAGATGCGCTGCGCGCGCGAGGAAACTTTCGGGCCGGTGGCGCCGCTGTTCAGCTTCAAGGACGAGGCCGAGGCGATCCGGCTGGCCAATGCCACCGAATATGGCCTAGCAGCCTATTTTTATGCCCGCGATCTGGGAAGGGTGTGGCGTGTCGCCGAGGCGCTCGAATACGGCATGGTCGGCGTGAATGTCGGCCTGATCGCCAATGAAGCGGCGCCCTTCGGCGGCGTCAAGCAATCGGGCATCGGCCGCGAAGGCTCGAAATACGGTCTCGAGGAATTCCTCGAAATCAAATACGTCTGCCTCGGCTTATCAGGCCGTTGA
- a CDS encoding C40 family peptidase, with protein MVLLLFFVGSMMSLPEHNPYMRWLFPLALLLLVAGCGTLTQVPPASRNVIWEDRQPVDPRAHEVVMFALGLLDTGYRFGGKNPDAGFDCSGMVSYVFEKAAGMRLSGSAADIAQQGRPVNGEGLRPGDLVFFNTRNQPHSHVGIYVGNGRFVHAPSSNGKVRIDSLMSGWFATRFEEARSYFD; from the coding sequence ATGGTCTTGCTCCTTTTTTTCGTGGGCTCGATGATGAGTCTACCGGAACACAATCCTTACATGCGCTGGCTTTTTCCGCTCGCCCTGCTGCTCCTCGTCGCCGGCTGTGGAACGCTCACCCAGGTGCCGCCCGCATCCCGCAACGTCATTTGGGAAGACCGCCAGCCAGTCGATCCACGTGCCCATGAGGTGGTGATGTTCGCGCTGGGTTTGCTGGACACCGGCTATCGCTTCGGCGGCAAGAACCCGGACGCTGGCTTCGATTGCAGCGGCATGGTCAGCTATGTCTTCGAGAAGGCCGCCGGTATGCGGCTTTCTGGTTCGGCCGCCGACATCGCGCAACAGGGCCGGCCGGTGAATGGCGAGGGCTTACGCCCCGGCGATCTGGTGTTCTTCAACACCCGCAACCAACCCCATTCGCATGTCGGCATCTATGTCGGCAATGGGCGCTTCGTGCATGCGCCTTCGAGCAACGGCAAGGTACGCATCGACAGCCTCATGTCCGGCTGGTTCGCGACACGCTTCGAAGAAGCACGCAGCTATTTCGACTGA
- a CDS encoding dienelactone hydrolase family protein has translation MKKSDNPDFDSLLPAAKLDRRGFVATALGAGFALAVQPVIAQSAIKTDSSGLAAGEIRVGELPAYRAQPEGGQNLPTILVVSEIFGVHEYIADVCRRLAKLGYLAIAPELFFRHGDPKKMTNVQEILSAIVAKVPDKEVLADLDACAAWAAKNGGDPGRLGITGFCWGGRITWLYAAHNPNVKAAVAWYGRIDGEVNERTPQWPLDIAGEIEGAVLGLYGGKDQGIPLDDVEAMKTALAKAGGRSQIVIYPEAGHAFHADYRPTYRKDAAEDGWQRLIAWFRQHGL, from the coding sequence ATGAAGAAAAGCGATAACCCCGATTTCGACAGCCTGTTACCGGCCGCGAAGCTGGATCGTCGTGGCTTCGTCGCCACTGCGCTCGGTGCCGGCTTCGCGCTGGCCGTCCAGCCGGTCATCGCGCAGAGTGCGATCAAAACCGACAGTAGTGGGCTGGCTGCCGGCGAAATCCGGGTGGGCGAGCTGCCGGCCTACCGGGCGCAGCCCGAAGGCGGCCAAAACCTGCCGACCATCCTCGTCGTCTCGGAAATCTTCGGCGTGCATGAATACATCGCCGACGTCTGCCGGCGGCTCGCCAAGCTCGGTTATCTGGCGATCGCGCCGGAGCTTTTTTTCCGTCATGGCGATCCGAAGAAGATGACCAATGTGCAGGAGATCCTCTCGGCGATCGTCGCGAAAGTGCCGGACAAGGAAGTGCTGGCCGATCTCGATGCCTGTGCAGCCTGGGCGGCGAAGAACGGCGGCGATCCGGGCCGGTTGGGCATCACCGGCTTTTGCTGGGGTGGCCGCATCACCTGGCTGTATGCCGCTCACAATCCGAACGTCAAGGCGGCCGTCGCCTGGTATGGCCGCATCGACGGCGAGGTCAATGAACGCACGCCGCAATGGCCGCTCGATATTGCCGGCGAAATCGAGGGCGCAGTGCTCGGCCTTTACGGCGGCAAGGATCAGGGCATCCCGCTCGACGATGTCGAGGCGATGAAAACAGCGCTTGCAAAGGCGGGCGGACGCTCGCAGATCGTGATCTATCCAGAGGCGGGCCACGCCTTCCATGCCGATTACCGTCCGACCTATCGGAAGGATGCGGCCGAGGATGGCTGGCAGCGACTCATCGCCTGGTTCAGGCAGCACGGGCTATGA
- the rng gene encoding ribonuclease G — protein sequence MSEEFLINITPQETRVALMLQGAVQELHIERAGGRGIVGNVYLGRVVRVLPGMQSAFVEVGLERTAFLHVADIFGEKNGNGRPIERLIREGETLMVQVLKDPIGGKGARLSTQISLAGRLLVYLPQERHIGISQKIEDEAGRERLRERIQQLLPPDEAGGYIVRTMAENASDEELAADIAYLRRLWQEIRHRAQNGNAPMVLHHDLNLAQRVLRDLAGAETTRILVDSRENFHKLLAFAQEFMPQLAPLLTHYTGERPLFDLYGVEDEIQKALARRVDLKSGGYLIIDQTEALTTIDVNTGAFVGARNFDDTIFKTNLEAAQTIARQLRLRNLGGIIIVDFIDMESSEHRSAVLAELNKALARDHTRITVNGFTQLGLVEMTRKRTRESLAQILCEPCPTCGGRGVVKTAQTVAYEILRELLREARQFDAREMRVLASPAVIDLFLDEESQALAMLSDFIGRDVSLQAEPSYTQEQYDIVLI from the coding sequence ATGAGCGAAGAATTCCTGATCAACATCACGCCGCAGGAGACGCGCGTCGCGCTGATGCTGCAAGGCGCCGTGCAGGAGCTGCACATCGAGCGGGCCGGCGGCCGCGGCATCGTCGGCAACGTCTATCTCGGCCGCGTCGTGCGCGTGCTGCCCGGCATGCAGTCGGCCTTCGTCGAGGTGGGCCTGGAGCGCACCGCCTTTTTGCACGTCGCCGACATCTTCGGCGAGAAGAACGGCAACGGGCGGCCGATCGAACGCCTGATCCGCGAAGGCGAGACGCTGATGGTGCAGGTGCTCAAAGACCCGATCGGTGGCAAGGGCGCGCGCCTGTCGACGCAAATCTCGCTCGCCGGCCGGCTGCTGGTCTATCTGCCGCAGGAAAGGCACATCGGCATTTCGCAAAAGATCGAAGACGAAGCCGGTCGCGAGCGGCTGCGCGAGCGCATCCAGCAGTTGTTGCCGCCGGACGAGGCCGGTGGCTACATCGTGCGCACGATGGCCGAGAATGCTTCCGACGAGGAGCTTGCCGCCGACATCGCCTATCTGCGCCGCCTCTGGCAGGAAATCCGCCACCGGGCGCAAAACGGCAACGCGCCGATGGTGCTGCACCACGACCTCAACCTCGCCCAGCGCGTGCTGCGCGATCTGGCCGGTGCGGAGACGACCCGCATCCTCGTCGATTCGCGCGAGAACTTCCACAAGCTGCTCGCCTTCGCGCAGGAATTCATGCCGCAGCTGGCGCCATTGCTGACCCACTACACTGGCGAGCGGCCGCTGTTCGATCTCTACGGCGTCGAGGACGAGATCCAGAAGGCGCTGGCGCGGCGCGTCGATCTCAAGTCCGGCGGCTATCTGATCATCGACCAGACCGAGGCGCTCACCACCATCGACGTCAATACCGGCGCCTTCGTCGGTGCGCGCAATTTCGACGACACGATCTTCAAGACCAACCTCGAAGCGGCGCAGACCATCGCGCGCCAGCTGCGGCTGCGCAATCTCGGCGGCATCATCATCGTCGATTTCATCGACATGGAATCGAGCGAGCATCGCAGCGCCGTGCTCGCCGAGCTGAACAAGGCGCTCGCACGCGACCACACGCGCATCACGGTCAACGGCTTTACCCAGCTCGGCCTGGTCGAGATGACCCGCAAGCGCACCCGCGAATCGCTCGCCCAGATCCTCTGCGAACCCTGCCCGACCTGCGGCGGACGCGGTGTCGTCAAGACCGCGCAGACCGTTGCTTATGAAATCCTGCGCGAGCTGCTGCGCGAGGCTCGCCAGTTCGATGCGCGCGAAATGCGCGTGCTCGCCTCACCGGCGGTGATCGACCTGTTTCTCGACGAGGAATCGCAGGCGCTGGCGATGCTCTCCGATTTCATCGGCCGGGATGTGTCGTTGCAGGCCGAGCCGAGTTATACGCAGGAGCAGTACGATATCGTGCTGATCTGA
- a CDS encoding Maf family protein, with protein MATLDARIHLASQSPRRRELLTQIGVRFDLLPFRGGPRSDPEISEEALPGEAPEAYALRVALAKARFGQRLQALRHLPQRIVLAADTTLDLDGEIIGKPRDAADALAILSRLSGRAHRVLTAVAVAYQARIESRLSISEVRFRELTDAEMRRYVATGEPHDKAGAYGIQGRAAIFVAEIRGSFSGIAGLPLCETALLLRDLGYPI; from the coding sequence ATGGCTACGCTCGATGCGCGCATCCATCTCGCCTCGCAAAGCCCGCGCCGGCGTGAGCTCTTGACGCAGATCGGCGTGCGCTTCGATCTGCTGCCGTTCCGCGGCGGACCGCGCAGCGACCCCGAGATCAGCGAGGAAGCATTGCCCGGTGAAGCGCCCGAAGCGTATGCGCTGCGCGTGGCGCTGGCCAAGGCGCGTTTCGGCCAGCGGCTCCAGGCCTTGCGCCATCTGCCGCAACGCATCGTGCTGGCCGCCGACACCACCCTCGATCTCGACGGCGAAATCATCGGCAAGCCGCGTGACGCTGCCGACGCGCTGGCGATCCTGAGCCGCCTGTCCGGCCGCGCCCACCGCGTGCTGACGGCGGTGGCGGTAGCCTATCAGGCGCGCATCGAATCGCGCTTATCGATCAGCGAAGTACGCTTCCGTGAGCTCACCGATGCGGAGATGCGCCGCTATGTCGCGACCGGTGAGCCGCACGACAAGGCGGGCGCCTACGGCATCCAGGGGCGCGCGGCGATCTTCGTCGCGGAAATCCGCGGCAGTTTCTCCGGCATCGCCGGCTTGCCGCTGTGCGAGACGGCGCTCCTGTTGCGCGATCTTGGTTATCCGATATGA